One Penaeus monodon isolate SGIC_2016 chromosome 37, NSTDA_Pmon_1, whole genome shotgun sequence genomic region harbors:
- the LOC119596071 gene encoding adenosine 3'-phospho 5'-phosphosulfate transporter 2-like isoform X1: protein MSVHSPVEISDEKDTDSFKETMSRGESVSVPIGETDNVQKKPDVKLFGLLISNFPATPRFLLLALSVFFFYLMYGYMLELIFTLDGMRPHGWFLTLVQFAYYTIFALIQIKLSGDSIKRKIPMQTYLVIAVLTVGTMGFSNSSVGYLNYPTQVIFKSCKLIPVMIGSMIILGKKYTFPEVVACVCMSLGLIWFTLADSTIQPNFSVTGVVLVSLALLCDAVIGNVQEGAMKQYGEGTTHVVLYSYSYGFFIILIGLLCTGQLFTAIPFAAQYPWEVYGRSVLLSAAGFCGVQVVLTLVTMHGALVAVTVTTFRKAVTIVLSFVLFSKPFTVQYIWGGLMVVAGIYLNIYSKKKKGSASILVSLQQMYIQIQQHFAPKISSIHKGATEDPESGEMLIKSEKETEKTHNASESVSYHKNENEEK, encoded by the exons ATGTCTGTTCATAGCCCAGTAGAGATTAGTGATGAAAAGGATACTGACTCATTTAAG GAAACAATGAGTCGTGGTGAGAGTGTCAGTGTCCCTATTGGGGAGACTGACAATGTCCAGAAGAAGCCTGATGTAAAATTGTTTGGGCTGCTCATCTCCAACTTTCCAGCCACCCCTCGCTTCCTGCTGCTAGcattgtctgtctttttcttttatcttatgtaTGGCTATATGCTG GAACTAATTTTCACATTGGATGGAATGCGGCCCCATGGATGGTTTTTGACACTAGTTCAGTTTGCATACTACACTATTTTTGCACTCATTCAGATAAAGTTGTCAGGAGACAGTATAAAGAGAAA aatacccATGCAAACTTACCTTGTCATTGCTGTACTAACAGTTGGTACTATGGGATTCTCTAACTCCTCTGTGGGATATTTGAATTATCCTACACAG GTGATATTCAAGTCTTGTAAGTTAATACCTGTGATGATTGGGTCGATGATCATCTTGGGAAAGAAGTACACGTTTCCAGAGGTGGTTGCCTGCGTGTGCATGAGTCTGGGGCTCATTTGGTTCACTTTAGCCGACTCTACTATCCAGCCAAATTTTTCAGTAACTG GTGTTGTCCTGGTCAGTTTGGCATTACTGTGTGATGCTGTAATTGGCAATGTTCAAGAAGGTGCTATGAAGCAGTATGGTGAAGGAACAACACATGTTGTCCTCTATTCGTACAGCTATGGGTTCTTTATAATCTTAATAGGGCTTTTGTGTACAGGCCAGTTGTTTACAGCTATACCATTTGCGGCTCAG taTCCTTGGGAAGTCTACGGCCGCTCAGTGCTGCTGTCTGCTGCTGGGTTCTGTGGAGTACAGGTGGTGCTGACTCTTGTAACAATGCATGGTGCTCTTGTGGCTGTCACCGTGACAACCTTTCGCAAGGCTGTAACGATTGTCTTGTCTTTTGTGCTTTTCAGCAAACCATTTACTGTACA ATATATCTGGGGAGGCTTGATGGTTGTGGCAGGTATATACCTCAACATCTAcagcaagaagaagaaaggttCCGCATCCATCTTAGTCTCGTTGCAACAGATGTACATTCAGATCCAACAGCACTTTGCTCCCAAAATCAGCAGTATACATAAAG GTGCTACCGAAGACCCCGAGAGTGGCGAAATGCTGATTAAGAGCGAGAAGGAAACTGAGAAAACACATAATGCCAGTGAATCGGTGAGTTAccataaaaacgaaaatgaagaaaaatga
- the LOC119596071 gene encoding adenosine 3'-phospho 5'-phosphosulfate transporter 2-like isoform X2, giving the protein MSRGESVSVPIGETDNVQKKPDVKLFGLLISNFPATPRFLLLALSVFFFYLMYGYMLELIFTLDGMRPHGWFLTLVQFAYYTIFALIQIKLSGDSIKRKIPMQTYLVIAVLTVGTMGFSNSSVGYLNYPTQVIFKSCKLIPVMIGSMIILGKKYTFPEVVACVCMSLGLIWFTLADSTIQPNFSVTGVVLVSLALLCDAVIGNVQEGAMKQYGEGTTHVVLYSYSYGFFIILIGLLCTGQLFTAIPFAAQYPWEVYGRSVLLSAAGFCGVQVVLTLVTMHGALVAVTVTTFRKAVTIVLSFVLFSKPFTVQYIWGGLMVVAGIYLNIYSKKKKGSASILVSLQQMYIQIQQHFAPKISSIHKGATEDPESGEMLIKSEKETEKTHNASESVSYHKNENEEK; this is encoded by the exons ATGAGTCGTGGTGAGAGTGTCAGTGTCCCTATTGGGGAGACTGACAATGTCCAGAAGAAGCCTGATGTAAAATTGTTTGGGCTGCTCATCTCCAACTTTCCAGCCACCCCTCGCTTCCTGCTGCTAGcattgtctgtctttttcttttatcttatgtaTGGCTATATGCTG GAACTAATTTTCACATTGGATGGAATGCGGCCCCATGGATGGTTTTTGACACTAGTTCAGTTTGCATACTACACTATTTTTGCACTCATTCAGATAAAGTTGTCAGGAGACAGTATAAAGAGAAA aatacccATGCAAACTTACCTTGTCATTGCTGTACTAACAGTTGGTACTATGGGATTCTCTAACTCCTCTGTGGGATATTTGAATTATCCTACACAG GTGATATTCAAGTCTTGTAAGTTAATACCTGTGATGATTGGGTCGATGATCATCTTGGGAAAGAAGTACACGTTTCCAGAGGTGGTTGCCTGCGTGTGCATGAGTCTGGGGCTCATTTGGTTCACTTTAGCCGACTCTACTATCCAGCCAAATTTTTCAGTAACTG GTGTTGTCCTGGTCAGTTTGGCATTACTGTGTGATGCTGTAATTGGCAATGTTCAAGAAGGTGCTATGAAGCAGTATGGTGAAGGAACAACACATGTTGTCCTCTATTCGTACAGCTATGGGTTCTTTATAATCTTAATAGGGCTTTTGTGTACAGGCCAGTTGTTTACAGCTATACCATTTGCGGCTCAG taTCCTTGGGAAGTCTACGGCCGCTCAGTGCTGCTGTCTGCTGCTGGGTTCTGTGGAGTACAGGTGGTGCTGACTCTTGTAACAATGCATGGTGCTCTTGTGGCTGTCACCGTGACAACCTTTCGCAAGGCTGTAACGATTGTCTTGTCTTTTGTGCTTTTCAGCAAACCATTTACTGTACA ATATATCTGGGGAGGCTTGATGGTTGTGGCAGGTATATACCTCAACATCTAcagcaagaagaagaaaggttCCGCATCCATCTTAGTCTCGTTGCAACAGATGTACATTCAGATCCAACAGCACTTTGCTCCCAAAATCAGCAGTATACATAAAG GTGCTACCGAAGACCCCGAGAGTGGCGAAATGCTGATTAAGAGCGAGAAGGAAACTGAGAAAACACATAATGCCAGTGAATCGGTGAGTTAccataaaaacgaaaatgaagaaaaatga